The following proteins are co-located in the Heliorestis convoluta genome:
- the ablA gene encoding lysine 2,3-aminomutase, translating to MRRTYRDIAKWRDLSEEDWNNWQWQLQNRITTVDELEEIIPLQKEEKEGIRRSLHTLRMAITPYYASLMDPNDPDDPIRKQAVPLSLELQDGQASLDDPLAEDVDSPVPGLTHRYPDRVLLLVTDQCSMYCRHCTRRRFAGTHDQVRPQEQLDSAIDYIRNTPVVRDVILSGGDSLCISDDRLEWLLQKLREIDHVEIIRIGTRTPVVMPQRITEELCQRIKKYHPIWLNTHFNHPKELTEEAQKACAMLADAGVPLGNQTVLLRGINDCPYVIKELAHRLLMNRIRPYYLYQCDLSTGIEHFRTSVAKGIEIIEVLRGHTSGLAVPTYVIDAPGGGGKIPVAPQYMISQSEEKVILRNYEGVISSYREPVKENYEACQMAQEYMESKETDPEGLEILLEGDKLSLVPEGNLRTQRREEWGTCR from the coding sequence GTGAGAAGAACCTATCGAGACATTGCAAAATGGCGGGATCTATCGGAAGAAGACTGGAACAATTGGCAATGGCAACTACAAAATCGCATTACCACCGTTGATGAACTAGAAGAGATCATTCCTCTGCAAAAAGAAGAAAAAGAAGGGATCCGGCGATCCCTCCATACTTTGCGCATGGCTATCACACCCTACTATGCTTCGCTTATGGATCCGAACGATCCCGATGATCCCATTCGCAAACAAGCAGTACCTCTATCCTTAGAACTCCAAGATGGCCAAGCAAGCCTCGATGATCCACTTGCAGAAGACGTCGACTCGCCTGTACCAGGATTAACCCATCGCTATCCCGATCGCGTTCTTTTGCTTGTCACCGATCAATGCTCTATGTATTGCCGTCACTGTACCAGACGACGCTTTGCAGGCACCCATGATCAAGTGCGTCCCCAAGAACAACTTGATAGTGCTATCGACTATATTCGCAACACACCTGTTGTGCGCGACGTTATCCTATCAGGTGGTGACAGTCTTTGCATTTCTGACGACCGTTTAGAATGGCTCTTACAAAAACTAAGAGAGATTGATCACGTAGAGATCATTCGCATTGGCACGAGAACACCCGTTGTCATGCCACAACGAATTACAGAAGAATTGTGCCAGCGAATCAAAAAATACCACCCCATCTGGTTAAATACCCACTTTAACCATCCCAAAGAACTGACAGAAGAAGCGCAAAAAGCTTGTGCCATGCTAGCCGATGCAGGCGTTCCTCTTGGCAATCAAACGGTCTTACTTCGAGGTATCAATGATTGTCCTTATGTGATCAAAGAACTTGCGCATCGCTTGCTGATGAATCGCATTCGCCCTTATTATCTCTATCAATGTGACTTATCAACAGGCATAGAACACTTTCGTACTTCCGTCGCCAAAGGCATAGAGATCATTGAAGTCCTTCGCGGACACACTTCCGGCTTGGCCGTACCAACGTATGTGATTGATGCACCCGGTGGCGGTGGTAAAATTCCCGTAGCACCACAATATATGATCTCTCAATCAGAAGAAAAAGTGATCTTACGCAACTATGAAGGCGTTATTTCTAGCTATCGTGAGCCCGTTAAAGAAAATTACGAAGCCTGCCAAATGGCCCAAGAATACATGGAAAGCAAAGAAACAGATCCAGAAGGATTAGAAATACTCTTAGAAGGCGACAAGCTGAGCCTGGTTCCAGAAGGCAATTTGCGGACGCAACGGAGAGAAGAGTGGGGGACTTGTCGATGA
- a CDS encoding DevR family CRISPR-associated autoregulator, with protein MKNDIKSFSLSAQVTLDMHCLNNEGTEGNYVKARMVHIVDQFGEIRETNAISGDMLKHIQTESLISIAKETGLPLCAGCNKGNANRINVDRPFLKSIEKIDSKNNIQILNEVIPYCTVDDLAGVLITEGRRSVARKSVVEFGWLLGIPERTTTESHLHVKFDTATANAENNGNRGPILFYRPSNSGVYALVMHVELNRVGYHDGVRQYVIDDEERKKRQIAMIRSIIHMLISINGAHKSTDHPHLLSINGVVTTSTNMTPAPTLSPLKDTYEQEIIAVAEQLNRWPGNKVHCNQFNNLAQLVAILTDLAESL; from the coding sequence ATGAAGAATGACATTAAATCCTTTTCTCTTTCTGCACAAGTAACATTAGACATGCATTGCTTAAATAACGAAGGCACAGAAGGAAATTACGTAAAAGCACGCATGGTTCATATCGTGGATCAGTTTGGAGAGATCAGAGAAACAAACGCTATCAGTGGTGATATGCTCAAGCATATTCAGACGGAAAGCCTTATCTCAATCGCCAAAGAAACGGGCCTGCCTCTTTGTGCGGGCTGTAATAAGGGCAACGCCAATCGAATTAATGTAGATCGCCCTTTTTTAAAGTCTATAGAGAAAATAGATAGCAAAAATAACATTCAAATATTAAATGAAGTAATTCCTTATTGTACCGTCGATGACCTTGCTGGCGTCTTAATTACGGAAGGGAGGCGTTCTGTTGCACGGAAGTCAGTCGTTGAATTCGGTTGGCTTTTGGGTATTCCGGAGCGGACAACGACAGAGTCGCACTTACATGTAAAGTTTGACACTGCTACAGCAAATGCTGAAAATAACGGTAACAGAGGCCCTATCCTTTTCTATCGACCTAGCAATTCTGGTGTCTATGCCTTGGTTATGCACGTAGAATTAAACCGTGTTGGTTATCATGATGGCGTACGTCAATATGTCATTGACGATGAAGAGCGGAAAAAACGTCAAATCGCTATGATCAGAAGCATTATTCATATGTTAATAAGTATAAATGGTGCTCACAAAAGCACAGACCATCCTCATCTGCTTTCTATCAACGGTGTTGTCACCACGTCGACCAATATGACACCAGCGCCTACCCTTTCTCCGTTGAAAGATACTTATGAGCAGGAAATAATCGCCGTCGCTGAACAACTGAATCGCTGGCCAGGCAACAAGGTGCATTGTAATCAATTCAATAACCTTGCTCAATTGGTCGCTATTTTAACAGATCTAGCAGAGTCTCTTTAG
- a CDS encoding glycosyl hydrolase family 18 protein encodes MRDNGPLTKNNFFLAISFFLLTSTAFANEKTIKTFDDVPQSHWAYEAIHELRSLHITDGMGNNHFGLGQTIKRSEFVAFLVKLMQWEIITPEQGSFADNKDRSRWYYGPIETALHHGVILKDQDRFRPEEPITREEMAIMIVRTLGYNSLANQITYLGSPFDDISQNIGYITIARDFGIITGVGNNLFKPYDTARREEAALMMMRMYNKLNKPLPELHAFYAIRSAHQASMIPDLTSVGFGWSRLEYDPEKGQVILNTTRKNNNEFAIPIGFPQPLNRAKENQVATKLMVFASNHSRVEKANQSNEPLLEYILTRPEVRQQVIQSIVSQLHSTAEGIPLAFDGVVIDFEDMKGDQLKESFNRFLKELKEELDQSDASLYVAVHPARRAGQAYYDGYDFKSIGQIADRVILMAHDYYAKQLTNIEMQSGYTLTPVTPIDEVYYAIKAITDQDKGIEDRSKIYLQLSFDAVQWKLQDGKIINRVPYSPSYEAIQQRLSMDGVTMNYSDRYQNPYATFFDPRDNSYNIIWYEDSRSIEAKIKLAKMFDLQGLSLWRLGNVPDYQEEGTKKLYLDVWQHLLRHTK; translated from the coding sequence TTGCGTGACAATGGTCCACTTACAAAGAACAATTTTTTTCTTGCAATCTCTTTCTTTCTTCTTACCAGCACAGCCTTTGCCAACGAAAAAACAATCAAAACCTTCGATGATGTTCCTCAAAGCCACTGGGCCTACGAAGCCATCCACGAACTGCGGTCTCTACACATCACCGACGGCATGGGTAACAATCACTTCGGTCTTGGTCAGACGATAAAAAGAAGTGAATTTGTAGCCTTTTTAGTTAAGCTTATGCAGTGGGAGATCATCACACCGGAACAAGGTAGCTTTGCAGACAACAAGGATAGAAGCAGATGGTATTACGGTCCTATCGAAACAGCCCTTCATCATGGTGTTATCCTAAAGGATCAGGACCGCTTCAGGCCGGAAGAGCCTATTACCCGTGAAGAAATGGCTATCATGATTGTGCGCACCCTAGGGTATAACAGTTTGGCCAATCAAATAACATACCTTGGTTCTCCTTTTGATGATATTTCTCAAAATATCGGCTACATAACCATTGCCAGAGATTTTGGCATCATTACGGGCGTTGGCAACAATTTATTCAAGCCCTATGATACAGCAAGAAGAGAAGAAGCGGCGCTGATGATGATGCGTATGTACAATAAGTTGAACAAGCCACTGCCGGAACTCCATGCTTTTTACGCCATTCGATCGGCTCATCAAGCTTCTATGATACCAGACCTTACGTCGGTCGGTTTTGGCTGGAGTCGCTTAGAATATGACCCTGAAAAAGGCCAGGTAATTCTCAACACAACCAGAAAGAATAACAATGAATTTGCCATTCCTATAGGATTTCCACAGCCTTTGAATAGGGCAAAAGAGAATCAAGTCGCTACGAAGCTGATGGTATTTGCCTCTAACCATAGTAGAGTAGAGAAAGCAAATCAAAGCAACGAACCTTTGCTCGAATACATACTTACAAGGCCCGAAGTTCGTCAGCAAGTGATTCAGTCTATTGTGTCTCAACTTCATAGTACCGCTGAGGGTATACCTCTTGCTTTCGATGGTGTTGTTATTGACTTTGAAGACATGAAAGGCGATCAACTCAAAGAATCGTTCAATCGATTCCTTAAAGAGCTAAAAGAAGAGCTAGATCAAAGCGATGCTTCCTTATATGTAGCTGTTCATCCAGCAAGAAGAGCGGGACAAGCTTACTACGATGGCTATGATTTCAAAAGCATTGGCCAGATTGCTGATAGAGTCATACTCATGGCCCATGATTATTACGCAAAGCAACTTACCAACATAGAAATGCAAAGCGGTTATACACTCACCCCTGTAACGCCCATCGATGAAGTATACTACGCAATAAAAGCCATTACAGATCAAGATAAAGGTATCGAAGATAGAAGCAAGATCTACTTGCAGCTTTCCTTTGATGCTGTTCAATGGAAGCTGCAAGACGGAAAAATCATCAACAGGGTTCCTTACAGCCCCAGCTACGAAGCAATTCAGCAAAGGCTGTCCATGGATGGCGTTACGATGAACTATTCCGATCGATATCAAAATCCTTATGCGACCTTTTTCGATCCCAGAGACAATAGCTACAATATTATCTGGTATGAAGATTCTCGAAGCATAGAAGCGAAAATAAAGTTAGCCAAAATGTTTGATCTTCAGGGTCTCTCTTTGTGGAGATTGGGCAACGTCCCTGATTATCAAGAAGAAGGCACAAAGAAGCTATATCTAGATGTATGGCAGCACTTGTTGCGTCATACGAAATAA
- the ablB gene encoding putative beta-lysine N-acetyltransferase translates to MTEKKIEGSSFRATVTIDSRNSRLKVQSFEGPGYQEMIDTCKSLAEEEKLGKIIWYLSTEAAPAGTEILQQAGFIQEGKIPGFFKGQDALCNAYFVDPDRAQSAYFEEEQKILDQVRADKVPGKTEAPLPANLTIRTLEEEDAKSLVSLYKAIFESYPSPLFDITYIKQIMRTHVYFMGVFEKGHLIAAGSAEMDLTNRNAEMTDLATRPEARGQGLGTSILQALEEKMIARQIPCLYSLVRAGVPSANRGLYKLGYHYQGKHINNCHIDGNYENMNIWSKKL, encoded by the coding sequence ATGACAGAGAAAAAAATAGAAGGCAGCTCATTTCGCGCTACTGTAACCATCGATTCTCGAAATAGTCGACTTAAAGTTCAATCTTTTGAAGGCCCAGGATATCAAGAGATGATCGATACATGCAAAAGTCTTGCGGAAGAAGAAAAACTGGGCAAGATCATTTGGTACCTTTCAACAGAAGCAGCCCCTGCAGGCACAGAAATACTTCAACAAGCCGGCTTTATACAAGAAGGGAAAATTCCTGGATTTTTCAAAGGTCAAGACGCTCTGTGTAACGCCTACTTTGTCGATCCAGACCGAGCCCAAAGCGCTTACTTTGAAGAAGAACAAAAAATTCTCGACCAAGTTAGAGCTGACAAAGTACCTGGAAAAACAGAAGCGCCACTTCCAGCAAATCTTACCATCAGGACGTTAGAAGAAGAAGACGCCAAAAGTCTTGTTTCATTATACAAAGCAATATTCGAGTCATATCCCAGTCCTCTTTTTGATATCACTTATATCAAGCAAATCATGAGAACCCATGTCTACTTTATGGGCGTGTTCGAAAAAGGTCACCTCATTGCAGCGGGTTCAGCCGAGATGGATCTGACCAACCGCAATGCTGAAATGACCGATTTAGCCACCAGACCGGAGGCGAGAGGCCAAGGTCTTGGTACTTCTATCCTTCAAGCTCTAGAAGAAAAGATGATTGCCCGACAAATCCCTTGCCTGTACAGTCTTGTTCGAGCCGGCGTTCCTAGCGCCAATCGAGGTCTTTACAAGCTTGGCTACCACTATCAAGGCAAACATATTAACAATTGCCACATCGATGGTAATTATGAGAATATGAATATCTGGTCCAAAAAGCTATAA
- a CDS encoding YcdB/YcdC domain-containing protein: MTQKGLLLTATLALASIFTIAPVTLATSEAVMQEVTTEVIEIRAENVQEFNEAFYDEMEFITPKQVELEEAIENLPQELQDPIRRQMESLKEWIPTLSEMKVDPMSRYVTESSNEEKAPIHLHLSTVQGQEKSSDFIFASLLFDGEVGALKRLTIHYPQEKFWEEIEAPSDKAKDQREQQSPVKPDPDMVFTKAKAFLEALGYNLDEYRMNDQITYSSHSMTTAEGKRYHTYYGQVRLMPLVQGIPFLSDMITLSIDQEGKINSLYHIDNFNLEKAIEADLFPEPAQAIPKEEVEKKWREDLQMNLIYLSEPFFEQDKDKIILAYTPTTSTFFNALTGKSFFEEMGIIYENYQKQEQVNLIGTNKPTIIQSAEEARNFLTHELAVDLTNLEEEPVQPLRRNEGVADGGPDFLQYHWYRQPDFQSTEEIVSYNDYVMITVCAETGRLNSFHAETFQGTTFSNSKEIVEEKSNGNAKVHEKPLLTIEEVRKKAYAFLQRQLPEGVRAMNLTIIEEISMESMLPEWVDREKIDQRLLSQPLVRFIFTVQHDGIPVQNLNYALTIHQETGQIISYHSPTQDFEALEFPSKDSIISVEEAKKMFLEDNSLELVYIWTDYFGQKAPEPQLLYMLNPMNGQRMLIDATTGKFIE; encoded by the coding sequence ATGACCCAAAAAGGTTTGCTCCTAACAGCCACACTTGCGCTAGCGTCAATATTCACAATAGCCCCAGTGACTTTAGCTACAAGTGAAGCTGTTATGCAAGAAGTTACGACGGAAGTTATAGAGATTCGAGCGGAAAATGTTCAAGAATTTAACGAAGCTTTTTATGATGAAATGGAGTTTATAACACCGAAGCAAGTAGAGTTAGAAGAGGCAATAGAGAACTTGCCTCAGGAACTACAGGATCCCATTAGAAGGCAAATGGAAAGTCTAAAAGAATGGATTCCTACTCTTTCAGAAATGAAAGTAGACCCAATGAGTCGCTATGTTACAGAATCTTCTAATGAAGAGAAAGCGCCCATTCATCTGCACCTGTCCACCGTTCAAGGGCAAGAAAAGTCTTCTGACTTTATCTTTGCTTCCTTGCTCTTCGACGGAGAAGTAGGTGCTTTGAAGCGCTTGACCATTCACTATCCCCAAGAGAAATTCTGGGAAGAAATAGAAGCGCCTTCCGATAAAGCAAAAGATCAACGAGAACAGCAAAGCCCGGTCAAGCCTGATCCTGATATGGTCTTCACCAAAGCCAAAGCGTTCTTAGAAGCCCTTGGCTACAATCTCGATGAATATAGAATGAATGATCAAATCACCTATTCTAGCCACTCCATGACAACAGCGGAAGGGAAACGCTATCATACTTACTATGGACAAGTTCGGCTCATGCCCCTAGTCCAGGGAATTCCTTTTCTCAGCGATATGATAACGTTATCAATCGATCAAGAAGGAAAAATCAATAGCTTATATCATATCGATAATTTTAACCTAGAAAAAGCAATCGAAGCAGATCTTTTCCCTGAGCCTGCCCAAGCTATACCGAAAGAAGAAGTAGAGAAAAAGTGGCGTGAAGATTTACAAATGAACTTGATCTACCTGTCCGAGCCATTCTTTGAACAGGACAAGGACAAAATAATTCTGGCCTATACACCAACGACAAGCACCTTTTTTAATGCCCTAACAGGCAAAAGTTTTTTCGAAGAGATGGGGATCATCTATGAAAATTACCAGAAACAAGAACAGGTCAATCTAATCGGGACAAACAAACCCACGATCATTCAGTCTGCTGAAGAAGCCAGAAACTTTCTAACCCATGAACTTGCCGTTGATCTAACGAACTTAGAAGAAGAACCCGTTCAACCCCTCCGGCGCAATGAGGGTGTAGCTGATGGTGGTCCCGATTTTCTCCAATATCACTGGTATAGACAGCCTGACTTTCAATCAACGGAGGAAATCGTTAGTTATAACGACTATGTCATGATAACTGTTTGCGCAGAGACAGGAAGGCTAAACAGCTTTCACGCTGAAACTTTCCAAGGAACAACCTTCTCCAACTCTAAAGAAATAGTAGAGGAAAAGTCAAATGGAAACGCAAAAGTCCATGAAAAGCCTCTTCTAACCATAGAAGAAGTACGCAAAAAAGCTTATGCTTTTCTGCAGCGCCAGTTGCCAGAAGGTGTAAGAGCCATGAACTTGACGATCATTGAAGAAATAAGTATGGAATCTATGCTACCAGAATGGGTGGACCGAGAAAAAATTGACCAACGCCTGCTATCACAACCGCTTGTACGCTTTATCTTTACGGTTCAGCATGATGGCATCCCCGTTCAAAATCTCAATTATGCGCTAACGATTCATCAAGAGACAGGTCAGATTATCAGTTATCATAGTCCTACACAGGATTTTGAGGCCCTTGAATTCCCCTCCAAAGACAGCATTATCTCAGTTGAAGAAGCCAAAAAAATGTTCCTAGAAGATAACTCTTTAGAGCTTGTCTATATCTGGACAGACTACTTTGGCCAAAAAGCTCCAGAGCCACAGTTGCTTTATATGCTAAATCCGATGAATGGACAGAGAATGCTGATTGATGCTACGACAGGAAAGTTTATAGAATAA
- the cas6 gene encoding CRISPR system precrRNA processing endoribonuclease RAMP protein Cas6, with protein MVTHPIKAFPHPKLQVQRFRIVIAAGAEGLVLPAYSGSTLRGALGHALRDIACTAGKAQVCSGCFYQMICPVTMLFNPLVPDDRKGLFLKGQEIPAPFVLRPYTQGKSHYQRDETFEVEMTLFGKAMPFAPYLLSAFARSLERGLGKGLRSARVVEASVVNPFTKGSQSIYEGGQWNLATKLYLSAQDVKERVKKLLEYSTSTVQSHSSTHKKKEATTFIKITFKTPLRLKADKRLQDKLSATLLFRGLLRRLSVIAAYYGEQLWKIDFAKYIKKAEALQLREEAYTWTDWERYSSRQNAKMKLGGLMGYLILEGESDWIEELLPILLWGQLIHLGKATSFGLGDLEIEVFRTLAHSHEM; from the coding sequence ATGGTTACACATCCTATCAAGGCTTTTCCTCATCCTAAGTTACAGGTACAGCGCTTTCGAATTGTTATCGCAGCAGGGGCAGAGGGTTTGGTTTTACCAGCTTATTCCGGCTCAACGCTTCGTGGCGCCTTAGGTCACGCTCTTCGTGACATTGCTTGTACAGCCGGAAAGGCTCAAGTCTGTTCTGGTTGTTTTTATCAAATGATTTGCCCTGTGACGATGCTTTTCAATCCTCTTGTACCTGATGATCGCAAAGGACTTTTTCTGAAAGGGCAAGAAATTCCGGCACCTTTTGTATTGAGGCCTTATACACAGGGCAAAAGTCATTATCAACGTGATGAAACTTTTGAAGTTGAGATGACCCTTTTTGGCAAAGCCATGCCTTTTGCTCCGTATCTTCTATCAGCCTTTGCACGATCTTTAGAAAGAGGACTTGGCAAAGGATTGCGCAGCGCTCGCGTGGTAGAAGCCTCTGTGGTGAACCCCTTTACCAAAGGGAGTCAATCTATTTATGAAGGAGGTCAGTGGAATTTAGCAACGAAATTGTATCTGTCGGCACAAGATGTGAAAGAGAGAGTGAAAAAACTTCTTGAATACTCTACTTCTACTGTTCAATCGCACTCTAGTACTCATAAAAAGAAAGAAGCTACTACATTCATCAAAATAACCTTTAAGACACCGCTTCGATTGAAAGCAGACAAGCGCTTGCAAGACAAGCTTTCTGCAACTTTACTTTTTCGAGGGCTGTTACGCCGCCTCTCTGTGATAGCAGCTTATTACGGTGAACAACTGTGGAAAATTGATTTTGCTAAGTATATTAAAAAAGCAGAAGCCCTACAATTGCGAGAAGAAGCTTATACTTGGACAGACTGGGAGCGCTACTCAAGCCGGCAAAATGCAAAGATGAAGCTGGGTGGATTGATGGGCTATCTCATTCTAGAAGGTGAAAGTGATTGGATAGAGGAACTTCTGCCTATCTTGCTTTGGGGACAACTTATTCATCTGGGGAAAGCGACAAGCTTTGGTTTGGGGGACTTGGAGATAGAAGTGTTTAGAACGTTGGCTCATTCTCACGAAATGTAG
- a CDS encoding PAS domain-containing sensor histidine kinase codes for MNQLLKMQNNSIEAPEQKTLHDNNKLSEIEHFIELSSDLLLVYDFDWNIITINDASTTLIGYRPEEVIGKSCVAFLHPEDREFVKNFIESNVEKKVNNVSRILCKNGSYKWFEWNTIPLEKENRIFAVGKDITEKVQMGRQLRQSEERFMKSFRYSPTMVSIVAIKDGHYGEFIDVNVKWIEVMGYQPEEVIGRFPSDLNLHSNPKDLEKLSSKLRKTGRLTNEKVLMRSKDGKEIITLCSAEPIELNGVSCLLVNLVDITEYDHLEKELLRLERLNLIGKLAAGLGHEIRNPMQTVRGFLQIIGTRCEREKEHFDLMISELDRVNHIISEFLSLSKRKPENLKGFNLDSVIQSFFPLIQAKAFLEEKDACLDLQTSANIVGDEKEIKQLMINLAQNGIEAMEPGKKLFIKTFEEGSYVVLAIIDQGKGIEPEIYRNLGTPFVTDKDNGTGLGLAVCYSIAKRHNAIIEVDTSAGGTTFFVKFPVESE; via the coding sequence TTGAATCAATTACTGAAAATGCAAAACAATTCTATAGAAGCACCTGAACAAAAAACATTACATGACAATAATAAGCTCTCTGAAATAGAACACTTTATTGAACTTTCTTCAGATCTATTGCTTGTTTACGATTTTGATTGGAATATCATTACAATCAATGATGCTTCTACAACATTGATTGGCTACAGACCTGAAGAAGTCATTGGAAAGAGTTGTGTTGCTTTTCTTCATCCAGAAGATCGGGAGTTCGTGAAAAACTTCATTGAATCCAATGTAGAAAAGAAAGTCAACAATGTCAGTCGTATATTATGCAAAAATGGTAGCTACAAATGGTTTGAATGGAATACCATTCCCCTAGAAAAAGAAAATCGAATATTTGCTGTGGGAAAAGATATTACTGAAAAAGTACAAATGGGGAGACAGTTACGGCAATCGGAAGAAAGGTTCATGAAATCGTTTCGTTATAGTCCAACTATGGTTTCCATTGTGGCCATAAAGGATGGTCATTATGGTGAATTTATTGATGTCAACGTAAAATGGATAGAAGTGATGGGTTATCAACCTGAAGAAGTGATTGGCCGATTCCCATCCGATTTAAATCTTCATTCCAATCCAAAAGACCTAGAAAAACTATCAAGTAAGTTAAGAAAAACGGGAAGGTTAACAAACGAAAAAGTCCTTATGCGAAGTAAAGATGGCAAAGAGATAATCACATTATGTTCCGCGGAACCGATAGAACTCAATGGGGTTAGCTGTCTTCTCGTGAATTTAGTTGACATAACAGAATATGATCATCTGGAAAAAGAATTGCTCCGTCTAGAACGATTAAATTTAATCGGAAAATTAGCTGCCGGATTAGGGCATGAAATACGGAATCCCATGCAAACCGTCAGAGGATTCTTACAAATTATAGGAACTAGATGTGAGCGGGAAAAAGAACACTTTGACCTGATGATTTCCGAGTTAGATAGAGTGAATCACATTATTTCAGAGTTTTTATCTCTTTCGAAACGTAAACCAGAGAATCTTAAAGGTTTTAATCTAGACAGTGTCATTCAGAGCTTTTTCCCTTTAATTCAAGCCAAAGCTTTTCTAGAAGAAAAAGATGCTTGCTTAGATTTACAGACTTCTGCCAACATTGTTGGTGATGAAAAAGAGATAAAACAACTCATGATTAACCTGGCTCAAAATGGAATTGAAGCCATGGAGCCAGGAAAAAAGCTCTTCATAAAAACTTTTGAAGAGGGATCTTATGTTGTGCTCGCCATCATTGATCAAGGAAAAGGGATTGAACCAGAAATATATAGGAATTTAGGTACACCTTTTGTTACAGATAAGGATAACGGAACAGGTCTGGGTTTAGCAGTCTGTTATAGTATAGCAAAGCGTCACAATGCAATCATTGAGGTAGATACAAGCGCGGGAGGGACTACCTTTTTCGTAAAATTCCCTGTTGAGTCAGAATGA
- the cas4 gene encoding CRISPR-associated protein Cas4, which yields MIFFTDEERRRVLFQELQRLKEQAVDEELYGWNCFRKPLCPFYNTFSVESETLTERHESYEQVSSTGNSSAWEEMTVTINPVGIAEKVYYDVVVNFLSAVKLLIYQQPGKAPVDVLNEIQKEIEKLQVLGLLSKDVLDLLPIYPKEQDQRVLANAERLLNYERRRIMVRIEEVLAHHRNISMDFLALKTVPLNLQMSLQGHLIGLVAGLKADVIRITELGSSAVVILKVLKNHRDDRFDEAPISFSHRMLTTAFALALESNFYNPVHVGVIVYLSFVGQDIFVDKDIHLIDNDLRELFIEWRDGSWNDHSPYLLH from the coding sequence ATGATATTTTTTACTGACGAAGAGCGGAGAAGAGTTCTCTTCCAGGAGTTACAACGGTTGAAAGAACAAGCAGTGGATGAAGAACTGTATGGATGGAACTGTTTTCGAAAGCCCTTATGTCCTTTTTATAATACCTTTTCTGTCGAATCTGAAACTCTAACGGAAAGGCATGAGAGCTACGAGCAAGTAAGTTCAACAGGGAATTCTAGTGCTTGGGAAGAAATGACGGTAACAATCAATCCTGTGGGTATTGCCGAAAAAGTCTATTATGATGTAGTTGTTAACTTTCTTAGTGCAGTTAAACTTCTTATCTATCAACAACCTGGAAAAGCACCAGTCGATGTACTGAATGAGATACAAAAAGAGATCGAGAAGTTGCAGGTTCTAGGGCTTTTAAGCAAAGATGTTCTTGATCTTCTACCGATCTATCCTAAAGAACAAGATCAGAGAGTTCTAGCAAATGCAGAGCGATTGCTTAATTATGAGCGCAGAAGAATAATGGTTCGGATAGAGGAAGTACTGGCCCATCATAGAAACATTAGCATGGACTTTTTAGCTCTTAAAACGGTGCCTCTCAATTTGCAAATGTCATTGCAGGGTCACCTCATTGGTCTCGTAGCAGGTCTTAAAGCCGATGTTATACGAATTACCGAGCTAGGAAGTTCTGCAGTTGTGATTTTGAAAGTGCTTAAGAATCACAGGGATGATAGATTCGATGAAGCTCCTATTTCCTTTTCTCATCGTATGTTGACCACCGCTTTTGCTTTGGCTCTTGAAAGCAATTTTTATAATCCCGTCCATGTTGGCGTCATCGTTTATCTTTCTTTTGTTGGACAAGATATTTTTGTAGATAAGGACATTCATCTAATTGACAATGATTTGCGCGAGCTTTTTATCGAGTGGCGAGATGGGTCATGGAACGATCATTCCCCCTATCTCTTGCATTAG